In the genome of Eggerthella sp. YY7918, one region contains:
- a CDS encoding oligosaccharide flippase family protein gives MDKNAKQRQGGAILSYLYSFAQVVVGLLYVPLLLTGIGASEYGLYQLIGSIISYISVMGAIFSGGITRFYCKYYSEKNIIMMENTLAIGRSIYRIVSLIAIPVGVAAAVTMRFIYSSSLTEFQLMESSFLIAILVANLIVMMNNTLNVAIINAHERFIFLKITQLLTAVAQPIITVFAIILFPTATTVCAIQFGLNILCAIVQRIYARRVLKAKVVLHHRDKRLFREILLFSSGILFVLIADQVFWKTNQLILGYLYGTSVVAVYAIAMQICMIYQPIGTAIASVFMPKVSQLIFKEKDMRSVSFLFNDIGRISSYPLFLVLLGFAVFGQDFISLWAGPDFEEAYSIALIVMVPFTIDLLQHLGLTILQVVNKYAFRGKVYLVMAILDVVLVLALSPSYGAVGSAVATAIALFLGSGLIMNIYYAKSVGLLIKDFWLGILKVLLPLVGFSVLFVVVTEALSLRWSTWMTLFVGIGVYTLLFALTSYFFSMSTSERDLVNSFFSKIKAYLHRG, from the coding sequence TTGGATAAAAATGCAAAGCAAAGACAAGGAGGTGCTATTCTTTCATATTTGTACTCCTTTGCTCAGGTTGTTGTCGGATTACTATATGTGCCCCTCTTGCTTACTGGGATTGGCGCCAGCGAATATGGACTATATCAACTAATAGGGTCAATTATTTCATACATATCTGTAATGGGTGCAATTTTCTCTGGTGGCATTACGCGGTTTTATTGTAAGTACTATTCAGAGAAGAACATCATTATGATGGAGAACACCCTAGCTATTGGTCGCTCTATTTACCGAATAGTAAGTCTCATCGCTATTCCTGTTGGGGTCGCAGCTGCTGTTACTATGCGTTTTATCTACTCTTCATCATTGACGGAATTTCAGTTAATGGAAAGTTCCTTTTTGATAGCAATTCTGGTTGCGAATCTGATAGTAATGATGAATAACACGCTTAATGTTGCAATTATCAATGCGCACGAACGGTTTATATTTTTAAAAATTACCCAATTACTTACCGCAGTCGCTCAGCCTATCATAACAGTTTTTGCCATTATTTTATTTCCCACAGCTACAACGGTATGCGCCATTCAATTTGGATTAAACATTCTCTGCGCAATCGTTCAGAGGATATACGCAAGAAGAGTGCTTAAGGCAAAAGTAGTTCTGCACCATCGCGATAAACGCCTATTTAGAGAGATATTGCTTTTTTCTTCGGGAATTCTTTTTGTCCTAATTGCGGATCAGGTTTTCTGGAAAACCAATCAGCTTATTCTTGGATACCTTTATGGAACAAGTGTGGTAGCAGTTTATGCAATTGCTATGCAGATATGCATGATATATCAGCCCATTGGAACGGCTATCGCTAGTGTTTTTATGCCTAAAGTCTCACAGCTAATTTTTAAAGAGAAGGATATGCGTTCCGTTTCATTTCTCTTTAATGATATTGGACGAATATCTTCTTATCCTCTGTTTTTGGTTCTCTTGGGGTTTGCTGTTTTTGGACAAGATTTTATTTCCCTTTGGGCAGGACCTGATTTTGAAGAAGCATACTCGATTGCTTTAATTGTAATGGTTCCCTTTACGATCGATTTATTGCAACATCTCGGTCTTACTATTTTGCAAGTTGTTAATAAGTATGCCTTTCGGGGGAAGGTTTATCTTGTGATGGCGATTCTGGACGTTGTCCTCGTACTTGCCTTATCCCCTTCTTACGGAGCGGTGGGTTCGGCTGTTGCAACCGCAATAGCTCTTTTCCTTGGCAGCGGATTGATAATGAATATTTACTATGCTAAGTCTGTTGGATTGCTCATTAAGGATTTCTGGCTTGGAATATTAAAAGTTTTGCTTCCCTTAGTTGGCTTTTCGGTTTTATTCGTCGTAGTCACAGAGGCACTTTCCCTGCGTTGGTCTACGTGGATGACGTTGTTTGTTGGGATAGGTGTATACACGCTGCTGTTTGCTCTAACGTCTTATTTCTTTTCGATGTCTACTTCTGAGCGCGATTTGGTAAATAGTTTTTTTTCAAAGATCAAGGCGTATTTGCATCGTGGGTAG
- a CDS encoding glycosyltransferase, translating into MSSPSISVIVPVYNVEKYLQSCIDSLVNQTFKEIEFIFVNDSSPDNSLELLYKNERQYPNLIQVINSKENMRQGGARNLGLRAARGKYIGFVDPDDLIAPDMYEVLYEAIREQGSDVAFVQHTSVHEKSGLSHIRDTNEVKKPLIEWSDKLIALNNKTLNDAMRADLMCYPIGGVWCGLWKKALIMDNKVFFPEHMRYEDNYWGALVKCYVSKVAFVNSIKYYYRLNPNSTTHLKNASHHFDRLLIENMLLDEVKRRNLFYRYHEAWEYIYTFRYAFNSYWLFLTQFDSPPLGEMKRTMDDLRTVFPKWTHNKYYKEQTAKMERVINALLVRFPVQIAKAYPVYKQIRYK; encoded by the coding sequence ATGTCGAGTCCCAGTATTAGCGTTATTGTGCCAGTTTATAATGTAGAAAAATATCTCCAATCTTGCATAGATAGTCTAGTTAATCAAACCTTCAAAGAAATTGAATTTATCTTTGTGAATGATTCATCTCCGGACAATTCTCTTGAGCTACTTTACAAAAATGAAAGACAATATCCTAATCTAATACAAGTAATCAATTCTAAAGAGAACATGCGTCAGGGTGGTGCACGAAACCTTGGTTTAAGAGCTGCACGAGGTAAATATATTGGTTTTGTTGATCCGGACGATTTAATTGCGCCTGATATGTATGAAGTTCTTTATGAAGCCATTCGTGAGCAAGGCTCCGACGTTGCTTTTGTACAGCATACGTCTGTTCATGAAAAGTCCGGATTGTCACATATTCGGGATACTAATGAAGTAAAAAAACCGTTAATCGAATGGAGCGATAAGTTAATTGCCTTAAACAATAAAACATTGAATGATGCCATGAGAGCGGATTTGATGTGTTATCCAATAGGTGGCGTATGGTGTGGCCTTTGGAAAAAAGCTTTGATAATGGACAATAAAGTTTTTTTTCCAGAACATATGAGATATGAGGATAATTATTGGGGAGCGCTAGTTAAATGTTATGTTTCAAAAGTAGCATTTGTTAATAGCATAAAATACTATTATCGTCTTAATCCTAATTCAACAACTCATTTAAAGAATGCATCACATCACTTCGATAGGCTTTTGATAGAAAATATGCTACTTGATGAAGTTAAGAGAAGAAATTTGTTCTATCGTTATCACGAGGCATGGGAGTATATTTATACATTTCGCTATGCGTTTAATAGCTACTGGCTTTTCCTGACCCAATTCGACAGTCCACCGCTTGGGGAAATGAAGAGGACTATGGACGACCTGAGAACTGTATTCCCAAAATGGACCCATAATAAATATTACAAAGAACAGACAGCAAAAATGGAAAGAGTTATAAACGCTTTACTTGTTAGGTTTCCGGTTCAAATTGCAAAAGCATATCCAGTTTATAAGCAAATCAGATATAAATAA
- a CDS encoding glycosyltransferase family 2 protein: protein MNKVTIIVPIYNTELFIEQCLDSLLNQSYSNIEIICVDDCGKDDSVAIASKYAELHPETIQIVRHSVNRGLGAARDTGIEHAQGEYIAFIDSDDYIKPDFIETYLESFFENESDVVIGGYIRDCEGEHTEHPTIPEDPLYPWASVSACCKMYRTSFLKMHSIDFRKERFYEDECFSYRLLIAQPKIKVLPYSGYYYRLNKESITRQRGVDRLPLVYTRLKTVEEFIDECYPACPSKDKEIFLYCLASGLTVQLLYNAKGCGINRMKNLYRQYNDVLINLPFDILQNRYVKLNNFKSEPTKSRLATWLIFKMRRIKMDRLIFYLVSLLPK, encoded by the coding sequence ATGAACAAAGTGACAATTATTGTGCCTATATATAATACAGAACTCTTTATTGAGCAATGTCTAGATAGCCTCTTAAACCAATCTTATTCCAATATTGAAATAATATGCGTTGACGACTGCGGCAAAGACGACAGCGTAGCTATTGCAAGCAAATACGCCGAACTTCATCCTGAGACTATACAAATAGTGAGACACTCCGTAAACAGGGGACTGGGGGCAGCGCGCGACACCGGCATAGAACACGCTCAGGGAGAGTATATTGCCTTCATAGATAGCGACGACTATATAAAGCCTGACTTTATCGAGACCTACCTAGAATCCTTTTTCGAAAATGAATCAGACGTTGTCATTGGCGGATATATACGAGATTGCGAAGGAGAGCACACGGAACATCCCACCATACCAGAAGACCCCCTTTATCCTTGGGCTAGCGTAAGCGCTTGCTGTAAGATGTATAGAACATCTTTTCTAAAAATGCATAGCATTGATTTTAGAAAAGAGCGCTTTTACGAAGATGAGTGCTTTTCATATCGTCTTTTAATTGCTCAACCAAAAATCAAAGTACTTCCTTATTCGGGATATTATTATCGATTGAACAAAGAATCCATTACAAGGCAGAGAGGCGTAGATCGTTTACCTTTGGTTTACACACGCCTAAAAACGGTAGAGGAATTTATTGATGAATGCTACCCGGCGTGTCCTAGCAAAGATAAAGAAATCTTTTTATACTGCCTAGCTTCCGGATTAACTGTGCAGCTTTTATATAATGCAAAAGGATGCGGCATTAACCGGATGAAAAACTTATACCGACAATACAATGATGTATTGATAAATCTACCTTTTGACATTCTGCAAAATCGGTACGTCAAGCTTAACAATTTCAAGAGCGAGCCTACAAAGAGTCGACTTGCCACTTGGTTGATTTTCAAAATGCGACGCATAAAAATGGACCGCTTAATTTTTTATCTCGTAAGTCTCTTGCCTAAATAG
- a CDS encoding glycosyltransferase family A protein, with amino-acid sequence MNYSSRDHTFVICAYGESSFLQDCIVSLLNQTVSSRVIIATSTPNALIRDLANEYNLSMNVNKEKTGIAGDWNYALACCKTPLATIAHQDDIYCRDYTESMLSRVNKAANPLIYFSDYGELLKEQFVEFSTMLRVKRIMLAPLKRPSNASSAPARRLSLALGNPICCPSVTYVLDALDQPLFNSGMRSNLDWDTWERLSRKKGEFIYDSSIRMYHRIHDASETSACIADNIRFQEDLDMLKRFWPKPIAYFINHIYATAQRYN; translated from the coding sequence TTGAATTATAGTTCCAGAGATCACACGTTTGTTATCTGTGCATATGGAGAAAGTTCTTTTCTTCAAGATTGCATCGTTTCGTTGCTCAATCAAACGGTTTCTTCTAGAGTAATTATTGCAACATCTACACCAAATGCTTTGATTCGCGATTTGGCTAATGAATACAATCTGAGTATGAACGTTAATAAGGAGAAAACAGGAATTGCTGGGGATTGGAACTATGCTTTAGCGTGTTGCAAAACCCCTTTGGCAACCATAGCTCACCAAGATGACATCTATTGCCGGGATTATACGGAAAGCATGCTTTCACGAGTCAATAAAGCAGCAAATCCCCTGATTTACTTTTCGGATTATGGCGAATTATTAAAAGAGCAATTTGTTGAATTCTCTACAATGTTGAGAGTTAAAAGAATCATGCTTGCACCTTTAAAACGACCTTCTAATGCCAGTAGTGCACCTGCAAGGCGGTTAAGCTTAGCGTTGGGTAATCCAATCTGCTGCCCTTCTGTTACATATGTTTTAGATGCCCTGGATCAGCCGCTTTTTAATTCTGGAATGAGGAGTAATCTCGACTGGGACACGTGGGAGCGTCTTTCTAGAAAAAAGGGGGAGTTTATATATGATTCCTCCATCAGGATGTACCATCGTATACATGATGCCTCAGAAACATCGGCTTGTATTGCTGACAATATTCGGTTTCAAGAGGATTTAGATATGCTTAAGAGATTTTGGCCAAAGCCTATAGCCTATTTTATTAATCATATATATGCTACTGCGCAGCGTTATAATTAG
- a CDS encoding glycosyltransferase family 2 protein codes for MKTLLIIPAYNEEESLKNTVDSVLRCVSQIDLLVVNDGSRDGTVRVCRENNYPFLDLSTNLGLAGAFQAGMKYAYRHGYDCAIQFDADGQHLPEYIEPLVEATKTCDIAIGSRYIDKRKPISLRMLGSRLIQAAIKLTTGKRLTDPTSGMRAFNARMIEQMALGLNFGPEPDTVSYLIKRADAKVVEVPVEMAERAAGESYLNPWSSAVYMLRMAISILFIQFFRKRIGGEKK; via the coding sequence GTGAAAACCCTGCTTATCATACCTGCATACAATGAGGAGGAATCGCTAAAAAATACAGTCGATTCGGTTCTTCGTTGTGTTTCTCAGATTGATTTGCTTGTAGTCAACGATGGTTCACGTGATGGCACGGTACGTGTTTGTCGTGAAAATAATTATCCGTTCCTTGACCTTTCGACGAATCTCGGGTTGGCGGGAGCATTTCAAGCGGGAATGAAGTATGCCTATCGACATGGGTATGACTGTGCTATCCAGTTTGATGCCGATGGCCAACATTTGCCGGAGTATATCGAACCTTTGGTGGAAGCTACTAAAACATGCGATATTGCAATAGGTTCGCGTTATATCGACAAAAGGAAGCCCATTTCGTTACGTATGCTTGGAAGTAGATTGATACAGGCGGCTATTAAGCTAACCACCGGCAAGCGCCTTACTGACCCAACTTCTGGCATGCGAGCATTCAATGCTCGCATGATTGAGCAAATGGCCCTTGGTCTCAATTTTGGACCTGAGCCTGATACGGTTTCTTACCTTATTAAGCGTGCAGATGCAAAAGTGGTTGAAGTGCCGGTTGAGATGGCGGAGCGCGCTGCAGGGGAGAGTTATCTAAATCCATGGTCGTCGGCGGTGTATATGCTGCGTATGGCTATCTCGATACTTTTTATCCAATTTTTCAGGAAGCGTATCGGGGGTGAGAAAAAATGA
- a CDS encoding DUF2304 domain-containing protein gives MTSALQVTLFIVSLLTLIFITRKVRNAKVKLEDSIFWFCIAGLLLIVSIFPGIFFFLSDVAGTYSTVNFVFLFFIFVLLIQSFNLSMRVSQLDTKLKELTQQLAIEKFERHMNDRKRNISEEVINGSQDDETSR, from the coding sequence ATGACATCAGCTCTTCAGGTGACGCTTTTTATAGTCTCTCTACTTACGTTAATATTTATTACGAGAAAAGTCAGAAATGCAAAAGTTAAGCTCGAAGATTCTATCTTTTGGTTTTGTATCGCAGGCCTCTTGCTCATTGTCAGCATTTTTCCGGGAATATTCTTCTTTCTGTCAGATGTGGCAGGAACATATTCGACGGTCAATTTTGTCTTCTTGTTCTTCATCTTTGTCCTGCTTATCCAAAGTTTTAACTTAAGCATGCGTGTTTCTCAGTTGGATACAAAACTGAAGGAACTTACGCAGCAATTGGCTATAGAGAAGTTCGAGCGCCATATGAACGACAGGAAGCGTAATATAAGTGAAGAGGTCATAAACGGTTCGCAAGACGACGAGACCTCGCGTTAA
- the rfbA gene encoding glucose-1-phosphate thymidylyltransferase RfbA, translating to MKGIILAGGSGTRLYPLTTVTSKQLLPVYDKPMIYYPLSVLMMAGIKDILIISTPTDLPNFQRLLKDGSDYGVHLSYAEQPSPDGLAQAFIIGEEFIDSDSCALVLGDNIFYGNGLKSHLRRAVKDAQMSGGATVFGYHVDDPERFGVVEFDENFNAVSIEEKPKHPKSNYAVTGLYFYDARVCEFAKQVKPSDRGELEITTLNQMYLNDGSLNVVTLGRGYAWLDTGTMESLFEASEFVRAVERSQGLSVSVVEEIAYENGWIDKTRLEKAAEKYGKSAYGQHLMKVAAGKIILHQECD from the coding sequence ATGAAAGGTATAATCCTTGCAGGCGGATCGGGGACGCGTCTGTATCCGCTTACGACGGTTACCAGCAAACAATTGCTTCCGGTGTACGATAAGCCAATGATTTACTATCCACTGTCGGTGCTTATGATGGCAGGAATAAAGGATATCCTCATCATCTCAACACCCACGGACCTTCCAAACTTTCAACGCTTGCTGAAAGATGGTTCTGATTACGGAGTCCATCTTTCGTATGCGGAGCAGCCTTCTCCGGATGGCCTAGCGCAGGCATTTATTATTGGCGAAGAGTTTATCGATAGTGATTCATGTGCGCTTGTACTCGGGGATAATATCTTTTATGGCAACGGTCTTAAATCTCATTTGCGTCGTGCAGTTAAAGATGCTCAAATGAGTGGCGGTGCCACTGTGTTCGGTTATCATGTGGACGATCCCGAGCGCTTTGGTGTCGTTGAGTTTGACGAAAACTTCAATGCGGTATCAATTGAGGAGAAGCCTAAGCACCCTAAATCGAATTACGCGGTGACGGGGCTGTATTTTTATGATGCACGGGTATGTGAATTTGCGAAACAGGTTAAACCATCTGATCGGGGTGAGCTTGAAATTACCACTCTTAACCAGATGTATTTGAATGATGGATCGCTCAACGTTGTAACGCTTGGCAGGGGGTATGCTTGGCTCGATACGGGTACGATGGAGTCGTTGTTTGAAGCCAGCGAATTTGTGCGCGCAGTTGAGCGGAGTCAAGGTTTGTCCGTTTCTGTTGTTGAAGAAATTGCTTACGAGAACGGCTGGATTGATAAAACGCGCTTGGAAAAGGCTGCTGAAAAATATGGGAAGTCTGCGTATGGTCAACACCTTATGAAAGTAGCTGCCGGGAAAATTATCTTACACCAGGAGTGTGACTAA
- the rfbD gene encoding dTDP-4-dehydrorhamnose reductase, with protein MKILVTGARGQLGNELKRLFDTMRAEIGSIDNVYVNAEVDYVDYDDLDISDAVAVRTWLDQHGPYQLIINCAAITNVDGCERDEAGAYRVNAMGAENLARAAESSAAKFVHVSTDYVFPGVDPISRTEDDAVRPISAYGRTKWAGEVLVRSSCSRAFIVRTAWLYGYVGKNFVKTMMRLAREAGKISVVADQYGNPTSANDLAYEILKIAATEEYGTYHATNKGTCSWFDFACAIVDGVGISCEKESLTSAEYKQRFPQSADRPAFSSLENKHLANTVGDEMRPWQDALADYLKNLPELEG; from the coding sequence GTGAAAATACTGGTGACGGGTGCGCGTGGGCAGCTTGGTAATGAGCTGAAGCGCTTGTTTGACACCATGCGCGCAGAAATAGGTTCTATCGATAATGTATATGTAAATGCGGAAGTCGATTATGTTGACTACGATGATTTGGATATTTCTGATGCTGTTGCAGTGAGGACATGGCTTGACCAGCACGGCCCCTATCAACTGATTATTAATTGTGCAGCTATTACCAATGTGGATGGTTGTGAGCGTGATGAAGCAGGTGCGTATCGCGTGAATGCAATGGGTGCAGAAAATCTTGCACGTGCCGCGGAGTCGAGCGCGGCCAAGTTTGTACATGTTTCTACGGACTATGTATTTCCCGGAGTCGATCCCATTTCTCGCACTGAGGATGACGCAGTTCGCCCAATTTCCGCGTATGGACGTACTAAGTGGGCAGGGGAGGTTCTGGTTCGTTCGTCATGTTCTCGGGCGTTTATTGTTCGTACGGCGTGGCTGTACGGCTATGTTGGCAAGAACTTCGTTAAAACTATGATGCGCCTCGCTCGAGAAGCTGGGAAAATTAGTGTAGTGGCTGACCAGTATGGTAATCCGACATCTGCAAATGACCTTGCATATGAAATACTGAAGATCGCAGCTACCGAAGAATACGGAACCTACCACGCTACGAACAAGGGGACTTGTAGCTGGTTTGACTTTGCCTGTGCCATTGTAGATGGCGTAGGTATCTCTTGTGAAAAGGAAAGCCTTACCAGCGCAGAATATAAACAACGTTTTCCTCAAAGTGCCGATAGGCCTGCATTTTCTTCGTTGGAAAATAAGCATCTTGCAAACACCGTTGGTGATGAAATGCGTCCTTGGCAAGATGCGCTTGCTGACTATCTAAAAAACTTGCCGGAATTGGAAGGTTAA
- the rfbB gene encoding dTDP-glucose 4,6-dehydratase → MKTYFVTGGAGFIGSNFVLYMMEKYDDIRIVNVDALTYAGNLENLQSIEGDRRHIFVQADIRDKAKMEELFLAYQPDYVVNFAAESHVDRSIETPEVFADTNVIGTVTLLNVAKAAWEKPDGNFGKRKFLQVGTDEVYGSLPLDEPDTFFREDTPLNPHSPYSASKAAADMFVKAYGDTYGFPVNITRCSNNYGPFQFPEKLIPLMINNALHHKGLPVYGDGLNVRDWLYVEDHCKAIDMVLSQGRLGEVYNIGGHNERPNIFIVKKIIEECAQAVDDIRITEDLITYVEDRKGHDRRYGIAPDKIKADLGWYPETAFEVGIVKTIQWYLENADWVSNVTSGAYQDYYAKMYEGR, encoded by the coding sequence GTGAAGACATATTTTGTAACTGGTGGTGCGGGTTTTATTGGCTCAAACTTCGTACTCTATATGATGGAAAAGTATGACGATATCCGCATCGTCAACGTCGATGCTCTGACCTATGCAGGAAACTTGGAAAATCTGCAATCCATCGAAGGCGACAGGCGGCATATTTTCGTTCAGGCTGACATTCGGGACAAAGCAAAGATGGAGGAATTGTTTTTGGCCTATCAGCCTGATTATGTCGTAAACTTTGCTGCGGAATCGCACGTTGACCGCTCTATCGAAACTCCCGAGGTTTTTGCGGATACGAACGTTATAGGTACGGTAACGCTTCTCAATGTTGCTAAAGCTGCTTGGGAAAAGCCTGATGGCAACTTTGGCAAGCGCAAGTTTTTACAGGTTGGGACAGACGAGGTGTATGGTTCGCTGCCGCTTGACGAGCCCGATACCTTTTTCCGTGAGGATACCCCGCTCAACCCCCATAGTCCTTATTCTGCCTCAAAAGCTGCGGCGGATATGTTTGTTAAGGCCTACGGGGATACGTATGGGTTCCCCGTCAATATTACTCGCTGCTCGAATAATTACGGGCCATTCCAGTTTCCGGAAAAACTAATACCGCTCATGATCAATAACGCACTTCATCATAAGGGTTTGCCTGTATACGGTGATGGATTAAATGTTCGTGACTGGTTATATGTTGAAGACCACTGTAAGGCAATTGATATGGTTCTTTCCCAAGGTAGGTTGGGTGAGGTCTACAACATAGGTGGGCACAATGAACGACCCAATATTTTTATCGTAAAAAAGATAATCGAAGAATGCGCTCAAGCGGTTGATGATATTCGGATTACTGAGGATCTTATAACGTACGTAGAGGATCGCAAGGGTCATGATCGACGCTATGGTATTGCACCCGATAAGATTAAAGCTGACCTTGGCTGGTACCCTGAGACGGCTTTTGAAGTGGGTATCGTGAAAACCATTCAGTGGTACCTGGAGAATGCTGACTGGGTTTCAAACGTTACGAGTGGGGCGTATCAAGACTATTATGCAAAAATGTACGAAGGAAGATAG
- the rfbC gene encoding dTDP-4-dehydrorhamnose 3,5-epimerase, with protein sequence MQSVVSGNFTFTKTSIDGVIIVDVISYGDERGYFMETYKEPDFMKGGIDARFVQDNQSSSTKGVLRGLHFQIEHPQAKLVRVISGEVFDVAVDLRKGSPTFGKWEGVVLSAENKRQFFIPRGFAHGFLVLSDTAEFCYKCDDIYHPNDEGGLMWNDPAINIEWPALQGDDVFDESKVILSKKDVEHAHLGNLAV encoded by the coding sequence ATGCAGTCTGTCGTTTCGGGGAACTTTACTTTTACCAAGACATCTATCGACGGCGTGATCATTGTTGATGTTATATCGTACGGCGATGAACGTGGCTATTTTATGGAGACATATAAGGAGCCTGATTTCATGAAGGGTGGGATTGATGCACGCTTTGTGCAGGATAACCAGTCCTCTTCGACAAAGGGGGTTTTACGCGGGCTCCATTTCCAAATTGAGCACCCACAGGCAAAACTTGTTCGGGTGATTTCAGGCGAAGTGTTCGATGTGGCGGTTGACTTGCGCAAGGGTAGTCCTACCTTTGGTAAATGGGAAGGCGTGGTTTTGTCGGCGGAAAATAAGCGTCAGTTTTTTATTCCTCGCGGCTTCGCACATGGCTTTTTGGTGCTTTCTGATACTGCAGAATTTTGCTACAAGTGCGATGATATATACCACCCCAATGATGAGGGCGGTCTTATGTGGAACGACCCCGCAATTAATATTGAGTGGCCCGCCTTGCAAGGAGACGATGTCTTTGACGAATCAAAGGTCATTCTAAGTAAGAAAGATGTGGAACATGCGCATCTCGGCAATCTAGCTGTCTAG